In Mangifera indica cultivar Alphonso chromosome 1, CATAS_Mindica_2.1, whole genome shotgun sequence, a single genomic region encodes these proteins:
- the LOC123220808 gene encoding myb family transcription factor PHL5, translating into MNSHNINFQGQFHQKQAMSSDCNIEFTNHYSSYFATQPPWNLRINHGQALDGASGQENLGPGRSSSAILGQFESPASAFYATERFMGFPQYDSQTRNSPGCDLEFPAYQSSGENFSGAVSSLEPGENIELRNALLSKLKSQKYCGNLFHSNEILETKIFPPEQIKMFGSEAVEIPDQRMNYNTSQQEKQSLRYSFGGTSASSGGSVSSGAVLSCKTRIRWTQDLHEKFVECVNRLGGPEKATPKAILKLMDSEGLTIFHVKSHLQKYRMAKYIPEFAEGKSEKREILTDASQLDVKTTLQIKEALQLQLDVQRRLHEQIEIQRNLQLRIEEQGKQLKMLFDQQQKTNKGNLKTTQNLDITPEDDPLFSLEDVEVSTAENSGNTRFPSKIS; encoded by the exons ATGAACtctcataatataaatttccaGGGCCAGTTTCATCAGAAACAAGCCATGAGTAGTGACTGCAACATCGAATTTACCAACCATTATTCCTCATATTTTGCTACTCAACCGCCCTGGAACCTGAGAATCAACCACGGGCAGGCCCTGGATGGAGCTTCCGGGCAGGAAAACCTCGGCCCTGGAAGATCTTCCAGCGCCATCCTCGGCCAGTTTGAGTCGCCTGCTTCAGCTTTTTATGCCACTGAAAGGTTCATGGGCTTTCCTCAGTATGATTCTCAGACTCGAAACAGTCCTGGTTGTGATTTAGAATTTCCTGCTTATCAATCTTCCGGGGAAAACTTTTCTGGAGCTGTTTCATCTCTGGAACCTGGAGAAAACATTGAACTCCGTAACGCCTTGTTATCCAAGCTGAAATCTCAGAAGTATTGTGGAAATCTATTTCACAGCAATGAGATCCTTGAAACCAAGATTTTTCCTCCTGAACAAATCAAGATGTTTGGAAGTGAAGCTGTTGAGATTCCAGATCaaaga ATGAATTATAATACTTCACAGCAGGAGAAGCAGTCTCTGAGATATTCTTTCGGGGGCACTTCGGCTTCGTCCGGAGGTTCAGTTTCATCCGGAGCGGTGCTTTCGTGCAAAACTCGAATTCGATGGACTCAAGATCTTCATGAGAAGTTTGTTGAATGTGTCAATCGCCTTGGCGGCCCTGAGA AGGCAACTCCGAAGGCTATTCTGAAGCTGATGGATTCTGAAGGATTGACAATCTTTCATGTGAAAAGCCATTTGCAg AAATATCGGATGGCCAAATACATACCAGAGTTTGCAGAAG GAAAATCAGAGAAAAGGGAAATTCTGACTGATGCATCTCAACTTGATGTCAAAAC CACCCTGCAGATCAAAGAGGCTTTACAACTTCAGTTAGATGTCCAGAGGCGTCTCCATGAACAGATAGAG ATTCAAAGAAATTTGCAATTGAGAATTGAAGAACAAGGGAAGCAGCTCAAGATGCTATTCGACCAACAACAGAAAACGAACAAGGGCAACTTGAAGACAACTCAGAACCTGGATATTACACCTGAAGATGATCCACTGTTTAGCCTCGAAGATGTTGAGGTTTCAACTGCAGAAAATTCAGGAAATACGCGCTTCCCATCTAAGATTAGttag
- the LOC123220818 gene encoding UBP1-associated protein 2C-like: MEEMKKRKMDEMNNGLQLATSSSSSSQEHLRSLLEPLSKPQLVELLSRVGSQYPSIAEEIKSIASADPAHRKLFVRGLAWNTTSETLCAAFQVHGEIEEGAVIYDKATGKSRGYGFITYKHMESTQNALRAPSKLIDGRMAVCNLACEGLTGATTADLAQRKLYIGGLSPEITTEMLLNFFGRHGEIEEGSVAYDKDTNDSRGFGFVTYKTVEAAKKAIEDPQKLLGGRSITVKLADTHKGKPVQTQVSPAMINLAGIPLAAGYPQPGKVHANTPPVGYNYPQNIASYPNSSYASPPAVAAQYPAQPPISYPPVPIKDPLGIPSTTPVGMGGYPYYLGKQ; encoded by the exons ATGGAGgagatgaagaagaggaagatggACGAGATGAACAACGGCCTGCAACTTGCAACGTCGTCGTCTTCTTCTTCACAGGAACACTTGCGTTCGTTACTTGAACCTCTCTCTAAGCCTCAGCTCGTTGAGCTTCTCTCTAGAGT AGGGTCCCAATATCCTTCGATTGCAGAAGAAATTAAAAGTATTGCCAGTGCAGATCCGGCTCATCGAAAGCTTTTTGTTCGTGGCTTAGCTTGGAATACCACTTCAGAAACCTTGTGTGCT GCATTTCAAGTGCATGGTGAGATAGAAGAAGGGGCTGTGATCTATGATAAAGCAACAGGAAAATCGCGTGGCTATGGTTTCATCACATACAAACATATGGAGTCAACTCAGAATGCTCTGAGAGCACCAAGCAAATTAATTGAT ggTCGAATGGCTGTTTGTAATTTAGCCTGCGAGGGATTAACTGGAGCAACCACAGCTGATCTAGCTCAGAGGAAGCTGTACATTGGGGGCTTGTCACCAGAGATCACAACAGAGATGCTGCTTAACTTCTTCGGGAGGCATGGAGAGATTGAGGAAGGCTCAGTTGCATATGACAAGGATACAAATGATTCACG TGGGTTTGGCTTTGTCACATATAAAACAGTCGAGGCTGCTAAGAAAGCCATAGAGGATCCACAGAAGCTTCTTGGG GGGAGAAGTATTACTGTGAAGCTTGCAGATACCCACAAGGGTAAACCGGTACAGACACAAGTATCTCCAGCAATGATTAATTTAGCCGGCATACCTTTGGCAGCTGGATACCCACAGCCCGGAAAAGTGCATGCCAACACTCCCCCTGTTGGCTACAATTATCCTCAAAACATAGCATCGTACCCTAATTCTTCATATGCAAGTCCTCCTGCAGTAGCTGCACAATATCCTGCACAACCTCCAATTTCATATCCACCAGTCCCCATAAAGGACCCTTTGGGAATTCCGTCAACTACACCTGTGGGAATGGGCGGGTACCCTTATTACCTCGGCAAACAGTAA